Part of the Spea bombifrons isolate aSpeBom1 chromosome 3, aSpeBom1.2.pri, whole genome shotgun sequence genome, gatataccttttaccccagatatgtttatgccccctgatatgcctaatatccatatgccttataccccctatatgccctaaaaattcataataccccccatacaccactataactcacccatacaccactctggctcctccccctcccatacaccactctgactcctcccctcccatacaccactctggctcctccccctcccatatgccactctggctcctcccccgcccatacaccactctggctcctcccctcccatataccactctgcctcctcccccccatacatcactctggctcctcccatactccactctgcctcctcccatacatcacgttggctcctccccctcccatacatcactttgcctcctcccccctcccatactccactctgcctcctgtgaacctccgtttctgacaagacaccagggagccgggtagagaggcagagtggcgtatgagagggggaggagccagagtggtgtattggagggtggctcccatacacccctctgactcctcccccctcccatacaccgctctgcctctctacccggctccgttactgaaggcactttcattgcagcttcatagaagcctcagtgtaagtgaagggcagtaacggagtctgtctgtgcgatgcagaccctcaccggccatcagagaggatgattctctgttagccggtgggggtctgcatcgcacagacagactccgtcactcaccttcacttacactgaggcttctatgaagctgcagggaaagtgccttcagtaacggtgccgggtagagaggcagagtgacgtatgggaggggggaggagtcagaggggtctatgggaggggggagagagacggaagtgagagaccggccgacagtgaggggaatccaggtcccctgcagcgttgcgggggatctggattccggtgttataatccgatctctgtttgaggtcggattatataaggagaggggtttttcagagcatttgctctgaaaaaaaactctttttataatcgataaaaatcgatccgattaatcgatgatgaaattcgttgacaacgattttcataatcgattattatcgattttatcgattagttgtttcagccctaaaatAATATATCTCTGATTTGAAATATCAGTTTAGGGTTGAGTGGCATGAGCTCAATTAACAACTTAGAGGGAGTATTTTATTGTAACTTAAAAGCCTCATAAAAAGGATGTAAATGAATTGCTTTAcaatacattctttaaaaaaaaaaaccttaagcagaagctgcagctccctgccTTCTCCATGCACCGATGATTCCAGCCACTCAGCAGCTTGTTGAAGTGCGatgatggttggagtgtccctttaacagtaGGGGAGAAAGCAGTTGCTTTGTGAATTTAATAACTTTCACAATTGTGGACCGGTATAGCCCACTTTTAAGGCTTTAAGGACATAGTTAATAGTGCAACCATTCCTGGTTTATATACGCTTGCTTCACGAGAACAGACGCAAAACAGCACACAGCTGAGCTTTTTGTGGTGGAAATGGCCTGATAGTTGTAAGTTGTACACGCAACAACCCACCACTGAGCAGCCATTTGTCCATTTACTTGTACCCTGGAACGAGGAGACTTTGTCTTTATCCTCctgatcattatttatttcaaatccaGCATCCCGAAGTACAGATCCAAAGCCACACAACCTGTGTCACTGTCCACAGAATTATGGACTCTCGTATTGCATCCATTGTAGCTGTTCTGCATACGTTCTATGTAACCTGCTGGAGATGTCTAGGCTGTGCATATGgaggatatattattatatattaataatggtgGAAAGAAGACCAGTCTGTTGGATCCCATGGGGATCCTACCAACCAAGCTCAAATATTTTAGTAGTTGCTATggtaagaccacttttcaaaccttTGGAATTCCTTCAGTTCCATAATGCCTGGTATCATATCTTTACATCCAAATTGCTCCCTTGTGTAAACTTTTGTAACCCAAGGATTGTTTACAGACGTGTATTAATTACACAGTATAATAATGTGTGCCAGAAGATAGTACATAGacataatgatgatgatgaagaagtTTGAAGGTCTACAAGAAAGATCCTATTGAGGTAGAACTTTATGCTATGAGATGACCACAGCTCTTCTATGTATCCACTCTTTCTTTGTGTACTTTACTCATCCTTTCTTAATGTTCATtatgtttccattttatttgtagCCTGCAGAAATAGATGTACTGATAGGAAAGGACAGAGAAGGATTCTTCACTGGAGGACTAACCGTCGGAGGAAAGAAATGCTCGGTGATCAGAGACAGCCTGTATATTGAGAACGATTTCACAATGGACATCAGGACAAAAAGTCAAGGTGGTGAACCCACATACAACATTGCTGTAGGCAAAGCTGTAAGAGGTAAGATCCTACCAAATGATAACCATGTAGACATTTTACCTTGCTTGTTATTCTTTGGTCTTTGTCCTTTGCATGCCCaacctaaaatacatttaagatgCCTGTGAGGGGCACTGTTGTCAATCCATTCTCTAGACACATGCCTGCACTAGCTTTGCACCATTCCACACCAGCTGTAAATGCTGCAGTAAACTCCATGTATGCGCACACACAATGCTAAAGTATTTTTATAACGgtcattatatgtattattgcaTTTCAGTGGCCAGTAACATTTAATCAGTGAATATCACACCAATCCTGCAAATTATCtccaataatcaaaaagcaatCGTCTGTAATAGATAAGTGTCCCTGATGCTCAGTACACCCAAGGGTATACTAAAGCAATATCTGGAGCATGCAATCACTTATTATAACCgcaaatatttattacacataataACAGCATTATAAAAATCATTTCATATAATAAAGTTCACAAATGGCTGCGCACAAACAATTGTTATCCCAATTACTTCACAAGTTAGTTCTTtacaagttttatatatatatatatatatatatatatatatataattctctgTTTAGTggatgtgtgcgtgtgtatatatgtatgtgtgtgtgtgtatatatatatatatatatatatatgtgtgtatgtatgtatacatattatgtatataatatgtgtgtgtgttatatacataatgtgtgtgtatgtgtgtgtatgtatatatatatatatatatatatatatatatatatatatatatatatatatatatatatatatatatatatatatatgtgtgtatataataaaaagagcGGGCTTTCGATGTGAAGGGTATTGTGTTGATGGGCCTCACGCAGGTGGAATACATCAGCGATTCCTCCTTACGGCGTAATAAGTTGCTTCGCTTATCAAGTACGTGAAACGCTGTAGCAGCAGCCGCTGATTATAAATAGCCTTTAACACAATAAAGTTCTGTGTTTTGTTCTAAAATTACATTGGAACgtttaaaatgtaaaggtcATGTTGTCACTTGGCCATATTATTAAATCCTGTATCGGCTGTTAAATTGGGTAAGGCTTTTTTACATGCCTTCACTGATACAAGTGGAGCAACAGGATGCCCGTATAATAATGTGCACATTAATGGGGCGTTTGCCAAATCTTTGCATATTTCACATCCTTTCCATAGAAAGCGAGATGCTCTAAAGGGGACAGCAATGTCCTTATAACAGGTTCATAtacctttttaatgtaatgtgCAGCCCTATCCGGGGCTGTGAATACACGGGTAGAGAGGCCGGGCTTTACGGATCTCCGATTTAGGACAAAATTGAACCTCGGCCTCAACTCAACTATTAAATTGGCTTCACATTTTTCCAGCAAGGGAAGCTTAGCTATCCTAACAAACAAAAGTCTTATTTCAAAAAGTAATCTTATAATACATCAGTATTCAAAGAAATCTTACAAAATGCCGCACAACATTCAAGCatctaaaaatatctaaaaccgGAAGAAAGCCCAAATTGCTACGCATTAGAGTGGGGCCCGGAATACatccaacaatatatatatatatatatatatatatatatatatatatatattataaattatatggatattggtattttttttccatttaatgggTGAAATCAAGCTAAAATTGCATTGTGTGGTATGAGGTACGTTGCTGTATTGTCTGTAATTGATAATTGTAACTAATTCTATTAAAGTGTGTTAATCTTTTGTGTTCATCCTAAAATTGTGATTTAGTTATTGCTTTGTTACATTCTAACATTTttatccttttctttttttctctctctttcagtCTTGGTCTTTGCAATGGGGAAAGAAGGCGTCCACGGAGGTGGTTTGAATAAAAAGGCATTTGCGATGGCAAAATACTTGAGAGATATGGGATTTTAGTTGTTAGGTTGACTTACATTCTAGggggataaaataaataaaaacactaaaaaaaaaaaaacacattgctaCTAAACTTTCCTGTCTGATTGTTTTATCTGGGAAATTTTATTAGCAACACCCGGGGTAATGGAGGATGAAGCTGTGTCTCCTTTGTATCCCTGTTTTGGTGGGGAAAGTtgtagtagtttttttttcttttttttttttttgtgtacttcAGCAATTTGGTTTTTGTCATTGAAATTGGTGTCCAGGAAAAGGACGATCCAGTTGTTCTGTCTGCTAAGTATACCCTTCCAGGCTTCACTTCTGAGCAGCATGTCCCTACATCATGAACATTGACACTACCAGACCGGAGGTGGTGGTTACCGATGACCTGTTTACTAGGATTTATTGCCCTTCTGGAGTTTTGTTAAGTAAACTAGACATACATCATCAGCAGTCATATAATTTGGGGGGGGATGACActtctggcttttttttttttttttgatgaagcAACACAAAAAGTTGTCTTATTCTAGAAGACAAACAGCTGAACACATTGTCAAAGTCTTTCTTGCCGCAGGTTGTACTCAAGTGTTACCCTTTTGTTTGAGGGGTATGTAGCTAAATCTAGAGCACTTGGCATTGGATTTAAAGCCCCGCGTTGCCATAAAGTAACCCTGCCTTGTGCCGTTCGCTTGTATTTCAGACAGGAATATTTCATAAAGTCGGGATGTAGCGCTAGAAGCTGAAGGCCTATAGTTACGAGAGTACGGCAGGGCATGGGGGGGGTCAGATCACTAAAAATGGGGCAGGCTGCTGTTCTGACAAACACTAGTCAAGGCACAGATTGTACATGCGCTGGATCGATGCCTTTGAGATCGGTTTGAGCGAATACATCGCTCGCCTTTTGTCTTCCTTTGCTCAAACACAGATGACGGGAAAATTCGCAAGCAGCATTAAGCCGCCAGCCTGCGTTTTATATATCCgaggtttaaccctttctgacTCAAGAATCCCTCCTGTAACTGCAGGTTGCAATGACCCCCAATGTCTTTATGATAAACATTGTTAATCTGCATGTTCAGTGCAATAACAAAATGTCTTTAAGCTAAATGGATTTCCATGCCAAATATaccactttttaaacaattttaaagTCATTAGCTTGACTGATTCTTCTGTTTCTTGCTCGGTGGATGAGTTAACCCTTCCCAGCTCTCAATTCTATGTATATCTCATTAACCAGCATGGCCACTTAAAGGCTTTCTTGAATGAAGGGAATACAGTAGAGGCATGTGCAGGACAAAGtaccttttttaaacaaaaaaattacctGTTTTTGTGACAGTGGGTTCCCAGTATGTTACTGGTGTGGGATCCCAGTATGTTACTGGTGTGGGATGTTATATAGAATCCCAACTGTCCGGTATTGACATATACAATGATATAGTGGAAACtgactttttttaatgtatttagccATATTTTATCAAGCTGAACACAAAGCCGAGTACCTCCCACGGGTGCAGCAGTGGTTCCGGTTCTTAATATCGGGGTATTAAACATTCTTTTAATGCCTGAGAAAGCTGCAAGCTACAGCTTGAAAGTTTTAAATAACACAGGGAATTTTATGTGAACGCACCGTAATCAAGGGCATGTGATTCGAAACACTAGTGAGATAACGCTAACCGTTGCATTAACTGAATTGAATGGCTTCTTTGGTTGTTGGAATTCAGTTGGGATTATGGGAATTATAATCCGACACACTAACGCGCTCCAAACGGGCCACTTCCATACTAAATGTTGGCATATGCTACTACTAGGACCGACTAGAGCTTCAAACAGCTAAAGCATCGAGTCTCTCgactttttttctcttgttaGTAACGACCACCTTCAGTCTAGttaatatattgtgtatattggCGGTTAACATTGCTGCTGGAATATCTAACTCAAAGGGCGTCGATGaactgcagccctgctgctggAAGACATTAACAGCGATATGTTTGGGTTGTCGGATCCCTGGCTGCAGAAAGCATTCATTTTCTTGTATGAGTTGAAATGTGTATAACCCGATTGTCAGTTAAAACGCGCTACTCGCTGTCTATTTAATACGAAGACGACCATGAATTCTATGTACTAAAGACGAGTAGAAGGCTTTCTTTAGAATGACCATGGCTGTATTGTGATAGTTCTGTATGTATTCTGTGCCATATTCTTAAAGGGTGAGAGGGGTTTTAACTGACATAAGGCTAGTTTCTTTGGAATGGCACTTCTGTAAAGACATTGGTATTTGCTTCTGTTTTTTGGGTCTCGTGAATCATGTACGAATGTTAATTTGTCCTTTTTCGCTTTCCCTGCACTTTTGTTACATCTGAGATACAGTCTAACTCATctgatttaatatgcatttaaaaaaatgccataaaatattaaaacacctTGTTTACAGACAGATGAAATTAAATTTATTCCAACCAATTCTTTAgtgttatgtgtttt contains:
- the PFN2 gene encoding profilin-2 → MSGWQDYVDMLMADGSCQEAAIVGYVDAKYVWATTPGGIFQTITPAEIDVLIGKDREGFFTGGLTVGGKKCSVIRDSLYIENDFTMDIRTKSQGGEPTYNIAVGKAVRVLVFAMGKEGVHGGGLNKKAFAMAKYLRDMGF